From a single Chlorocebus sabaeus isolate Y175 chromosome X, mChlSab1.0.hap1, whole genome shotgun sequence genomic region:
- the TFDP3 gene encoding transcription factor Dp family member 3 → MAEYISLTEANKELKVLIDQKQTSGSVAVHPSTINPLGKQLLPKTFGQSNVSIDQQVVIGMPQRPAASNIPVVGIPSPPSSHFASQNQPSCSSPRWARQHNRKGEKNGMGLSHLSMKVWETVQRKGTTSFKEVVGELVAKFRAASDHVSPNESAYDVNNIKRRTYDALNVLMAMNVISREKKKIKWIGPTTNSAQNCQNLQVERQKRLERIKQKQSELQQLILQQIAFKNLVLRNRYVEEQVSPQLPPNSVIHLPFIIISTSKKTVINCSISDDKLDYLFKFDNSFEIHDDMQVLMWMGMTFGLESGSCSAEDLKMAKSLVPKTLEPYVTEMAQGTFGGVFTMAGSTSNGTQPSASDLTNGMDGMPATSSNGSQYHGSRVETTAVQEEEEEDNNDDDFNENDEDD, encoded by the coding sequence ATGGCAGAATATATCAGTCTAACTGAAGCTAACAAAGAACTCAAGGTCTTAATAGACCAGAAACAGACCAGTGGCTCCGTGGCCGTTCACCCCTCCACCATAAACCCGCTCGGGAAGCAGCTCTTGCCGAAAACCTTTGGACAGTCCAATGTCAGTATTGACCAGCAAGTGGTAATTGGTATGCCTCAGAGACCGGCAGCATCAAACATCCCTGTGGTAGGAATCCCAAGCCCACCCAGCAGTCACTTTGCCTCTCAGAACCAGCCTTCCTGCTCCTCACCTCGGTGGGCCAGGCAGCACaacaggaaaggagagaagaatggcATGGGCCTGAGCCATCTTTCCATGAAGGTCTGGGAGACGGTGCAGAGGAAAGGGACCACTTCCTTCAAGGAAGTGGTGGGCGAGCTGGTCGCCAAGTTCAGAGCTGCCAGCGACCACGTCTCACCAAACGAGTCAGCTTATGACGTGAATAACATAAAACGGCGCACCTACGATGCCTTAAACGTGCTGATGGCCATGAATGTCATCtccagggagaaaaagaagatcAAGTGGATTGGTCCGACCACAAACTCGGCTCAGAACTGTCAGAACTTACAGGTGGAAAGACAGAAGAGACTtgaaagaataaagcagaaacaGTCTGAACTTCAACAACTTATTTTACAGCAAATTGCCTTCAAGAACCTGGTGCTGAGAAACCGGTATGTGGAGGAACAGGTCAGTCCGCAGCTGCCGCCCAACTCAGTCATCCACCTGCCCTTCATCATCATCAGCACTAGCAAGAAGACCGTTATCAACTGCAGCATCTCTGACGACAAATTAGATTATCTGTTTAAGTTTGACAACTCATTTGAAATCCACGATGACATGCAAGTGTTGATGTGGATGGGCATGACTTTTGGGCTAGAGTCCGGGAGCTGCTCTGCCGAAGACCTTAAAATGGCCAAAAGTTTGGTCCCAAAGACTCTGGAGCCGTACGTGACAGAAATGGCTCAGGGAACTTTTGGAGGTGTGTTCACGATGGCAGGTTCCACGTCTAATGGCACGCAGCCCTCTGCCAGTGACCTGACCAACGGTATGGATGGGATGCCGGCCACAAGCTCCAATGGGTCTCAGTACCATGGCTCCAGAGTGGAGACCACAGcagtccaggaggaggaggaggaggacaacaATGATGACGACTTCAATGAGAATGATGAGGATGACTGA